Proteins from one Microscilla marina ATCC 23134 genomic window:
- a CDS encoding MBL fold metallo-hydrolase, whose product MKVEQIYTGCLAEAAYYIESNGEAAIIDPLRETEPYTRKVAQHGATLKYIFETHFHADFVSGHVDLAKKTGATIVFGPEAKTSYDIYSAQDGDVFEIGKVKIKALHTPGHTLESTTYLLIDEEGKHHAIFSGDTLFIGDVGRPDLAVKSDLTKEDLAGMLFNSLRHKIMPLADDVIVYPGHGAGSACGKNMSDETFDSLGNQKKTNYALRADMTKEEFVKEVTDGILPPPQYFAKNVMLNKQGYEEVDEVLGRGMKALSIEEFETKKSEGVVILDTRHEQIFNKGFVPGAINIGLEGTFAVWVGTLIKNLNEPIMLVAPKGKEKETVLRLARVGYDNAIGYLKGGFDAWQTANKPVDQIKSIEATELATLNKSGNINILDVRKPTEYQSERIVDAQNFPLDFINGHLNDLDKEATYYIHCAGGYRSMITSSILKKHGYPNVIEVKGGFREIAKTDIAKTEYVCPSTLS is encoded by the coding sequence ATGAAGGTAGAACAAATATATACAGGTTGTTTGGCAGAAGCTGCCTACTACATTGAGTCTAACGGAGAAGCAGCTATTATTGACCCCTTGCGCGAAACTGAACCTTATACCCGCAAAGTGGCTCAACATGGTGCTACTCTTAAATATATTTTTGAAACCCACTTTCACGCCGATTTTGTGTCGGGGCATGTAGATCTTGCCAAAAAAACAGGGGCTACGATTGTGTTTGGACCAGAAGCAAAAACAAGCTATGACATATACTCTGCTCAGGACGGAGATGTGTTTGAAATAGGTAAAGTAAAAATAAAGGCTTTACATACCCCTGGCCATACGCTGGAGTCTACTACTTATTTGCTCATTGATGAGGAAGGCAAGCACCACGCTATTTTTTCGGGCGACACCTTGTTTATTGGCGACGTAGGACGCCCCGATCTTGCCGTAAAGTCTGATTTGACCAAAGAAGATTTGGCGGGCATGCTGTTTAATTCACTACGCCACAAGATTATGCCTTTGGCAGATGATGTAATTGTTTACCCTGGACACGGGGCAGGTTCGGCCTGTGGCAAAAACATGAGCGATGAAACTTTTGACTCTCTGGGCAATCAAAAGAAGACCAACTACGCCTTACGCGCTGATATGACCAAGGAGGAGTTTGTGAAAGAGGTAACCGATGGTATATTGCCTCCTCCTCAATACTTTGCCAAAAATGTAATGTTGAACAAACAAGGGTATGAAGAGGTAGACGAGGTGCTCGGACGAGGTATGAAAGCATTGAGTATTGAAGAGTTTGAAACCAAAAAAAGTGAAGGAGTGGTGATTTTGGATACACGCCACGAGCAAATATTTAACAAAGGTTTTGTACCAGGTGCCATCAACATAGGACTGGAAGGTACTTTTGCGGTATGGGTGGGTACACTCATCAAAAACCTCAATGAACCCATCATGCTGGTGGCACCCAAAGGTAAAGAGAAAGAAACCGTATTACGCCTGGCAAGGGTGGGGTATGACAACGCCATTGGCTACCTTAAAGGAGGGTTTGACGCCTGGCAGACTGCCAATAAGCCAGTAGACCAGATCAAATCTATTGAAGCAACAGAACTGGCCACATTGAATAAAAGTGGGAATATCAATATTTTGGATGTACGCAAACCTACTGAGTACCAATCGGAACGTATTGTAGATGCACAAAACTTTCCTTTAGACTTTATCAATGGGCACTTAAACGATCTTGACAAAGAAGCTACCTATTATATACATTGTGCCGGGGGGTACCGCTCTATGATTACTTCATCTATTTTAAAGAAGCATGGTTACCCCAATGTAATAGAAGTAAAAGGTGGATTTAGAGAAATTGCCAAAACAGACATTGCCAAAACTGAATATGTTTGTCCTTCTACCCTGTCATAA
- a CDS encoding ArsR/SmtB family transcription factor — MTTTKRNISAEKLERVAEVLKTIAHPVRLSILEVLQNHGRLTVSDLKEKTQTEQSLLSHHLIKMKDKGVLRANREGKNIYYALVDDHITNIFDCMEKCSFI; from the coding sequence ATGACAACAACTAAACGTAACATCAGCGCAGAAAAACTGGAACGAGTAGCCGAAGTGCTCAAAACAATTGCCCACCCGGTAAGGTTAAGCATTTTGGAAGTATTACAAAACCACGGCAGGTTAACAGTTTCAGACTTAAAGGAAAAAACCCAAACTGAACAATCGTTACTGTCACATCATTTGATTAAAATGAAGGATAAAGGAGTGCTGAGAGCCAATCGGGAAGGTAAAAATATTTACTATGCACTGGTTGATGATCACATTACCAATATTTTTGATTGTATGGAGAAGTGTAGTTTTATATAA
- a CDS encoding T9SS type A sorting domain-containing protein, translating into MSKITNVLLVSWVFVLACALTTQAQTVATWNPPSAGSTSGGFYSDLKEFNWLDPANWSWTVGGAGADPTNPAVPDNGIPDENTEVIIPAGTPVCWIPEDYTNYCIDKTTTPASPTVGNAPCAGNFEAVTRPTCKKITLNGGLYNQASLNNNNDTKSLYVKDVNGTSDGDFIIASGGVYLSEAFVTQVEGNFDLQAGGHLVVYNSDNSIQVSRDLTINGNITKQALITGRTLTFDFRGKESSIINGNHLTNRISTAQANVAPYMNFTHYYTYGAIDNLIISKIKNDPLNTAAADPTVSNHASFPILVGVMDNAGTGLTIGGSGNVTINGGALIVKNVTAGGFNLGASTFNGVDNWNWDIPASDINVRGKIFIANANVGTGTYTGSSLDLTGGSSDPRSICMHLGGNFEDLNIVEPSGSNGVRNGFYINGSRVSSRQDRRPTVVFNGVGDQDIRGINGVGTTFWLRDYNDNPTEGIGIAFPEVIINKAADKKVSINASSNLRIFGDLRLLSGIFDVNGRTFLFGDRSEANQYHGQTNANGDEINIYGTLNAPAGSVIKMNTGKQHRGTIMRVREGGLLKIMGTANNTNILIRDGRVGTYYRVGVYGGGKAAVVNTFIQQQAGRSNDFGLSGTNYATDASGSAGGNNSVGGFKTYFNASLLHFKENVLTGELELVDMNNPTFSNENPTTYDADYSSFSYCGFAGMGGSGAHLTINTGQKMRILNTGFGGNGGNTARNIVNNNTSGLVITVQNSSGQAGGVNGESKDGGSADDKVVWVSPTPVYWWGPPVARGYDQQWDTGSKGKSGSYGASGAGSATYISNDPYDSYYGSNPTLPNGSNTYLYHAALWSSADALGVSNVWSLNDLVWEPLPTGVVPGTAGNEDYTAYILARATRSCYVDGDYTLDGSIYVHHNGANNGVTRQSRRVLYFDNTTPHTMIVKGEIQNSSYSRDGRIYGGQATVQVGRDLFTQFAYFYPQTSHFIFNGTSSQEIRIGTNSFYNLTINKASGSARIQGIGGISGANKNTLVVRKDFVLQSGEVALVSSTPMLVMGDFIQTSGHFKFIKSPVNIQGNLNISGGTNDDGGTSTAALIFTPSDNTTRTIKTSGLKFSNIYFNKKIYKSGKVGHGSDTNPFGTTSNKDIKGEKAKNEPSDVVYQVTDDLESLNGIEIDENRILEVVGGKKIISADMIIRNKGQLITGTATQIQVKSGGKLHIQDGGFMQLMGSFSEYTKLTHDPSSSGTYKFDVDGTLKARYFLLEYMDKDGVNIDANAKILSPGTIVQGGGGENYSNSPDVTIAGGGGLGATASATVATSITKIDLADGGLGYLTNPTVTITGAATTPATATASIAGGVTGIYITNPGGGYSEMPTVAFTNGAGVSAVGKVTGSLDVLNITNAGSGYTTAPEVSLVDVSGATLVAGTATATITGSVTAISIDNAGAGYATFPTATIDNTATNGTGLAVTLKGSVTGITNLVGGSGYSSATATISAPGGGGTTATATVNISAGSLTEMTVTAGGTSYLSSGNGTFEVLISGGSGTGATATASVLNGEIYEIEITNEGTGYASADVLTLDFATNGGGGSGATATYTIISAGSITGLTFTNSGSGYTSIPTITLSGDGSGASADATLSITEVDITSGGSGYNSTPTIALDDPTTIEGVTTELTPVISGTVTALTIGSEGSGYEKAPLVYIASPAANADATVAGGTITGVTITSGGSGYTSAPSVTFVDPNGTGTGATGTATIVNGVVTAINITSTGNNTYSDLTRVIIGTPAGLTNAIGEAKLKVTRGIMSNPGTNYTGGFDLIFTGGTPTVAATAKATLSVTSISLTNPGDGYTAAPTITLGAPDAPVSFPGGVGDAVTATASAATIGSISSFTVTNNGTGYTNTPFVIIKDATGRGAEGQAILGATTIDRVLVLDGGKNYTATPTVTITGGGGTGATATAAISSGEVTNVVINNGGSGYGAPPTITFTGGGGTGATAEAVVIGGKVVSIGMVNYGSGYTSAPTITISGGGGTGATATAEIGGRVISVTLTNPGSGYTGTPAVEFSGGGATAISAIAAAYLTPTTLVDIVPTTSKVYPVATFSDAIFTNATEDGSTFITFPQEYSVYRNGSNDYSTTDALPANVTHDYSTSPAVDTIYNAVFPSNPDPILTFTNAPSNVKRTGTSNDPRNRVVFKDAIGTFSGEDFDSENTIADNNDNSLGINPFGIKTDSMILWREPNVVRWDGGLTGAGTAWNDPTNWRPDRVPGPGDFVIIDHRLLFLQWNLLKGPPDVISPSNFVVDMNLSSNTNPITCRSLTIETLLPEPNDGSQRNPITIEVNQPLTVLENLTISKDATVKVMNNTATISVGGSWSNEGTFEHGNGTVKFNQPFTRVIKAITSSVSFDPNTQIGIPAANLNAFYNLEIEDGTTDLNSYIRVENDLTIKNTNTKLRSSNNPIELWGNWQNEGTFSPDNGTVYFGSNLTQTIGTGYRTEATATAALTGDAVSSTFTITNPGDKYAQTPIVMIEGGGGTGATATATINGDGQLTGITLDTPGSGYTSAPTVRLVAPETEKFFNMTVSKIVNNVVTKNRIEIQDAGALSLREQKVISSENAEVILGLNATWTRVNGYVDGPVGSVYNSASSLTSKSYPVGKGDVYPGDNNGVRLDIQLTATPDAPTSSVMYIVEQFESAAVDGRTFPPDPSDNINYLSRSRHWKVRQARYPNINSAFPTVLGAEVNFSKAVIGLPFSGANERADDQIAALLAANPGLPLGTMVNDLLLSQLDELRILKDPGLTGPANATNNAKGLLAETPTLDTNGERWSNIGGGVNDITNFSIGAATLVSNEFTSLGTGTFTLGWNYTALPINLLSFEAKLIKNNQVKLDWVAQNEEEVKQYNVERSTDGVNFKTIGTIKASESEQSTQKYEMIDPSPEIGLNYYRIRQVQAHESSRRSRMVEVKVAVARKMEVYPNPATKTEDLQVLVPADAGDKVAVSILDIQGTQMYNKVYADFAGAPVTFPHLQLPKGIYIIKVTINDGAGGVKEQRIVIQ; encoded by the coding sequence ATGTCAAAAATTACGAACGTACTTCTTGTAAGCTGGGTGTTTGTACTGGCTTGTGCATTGACTACCCAAGCACAAACTGTTGCTACCTGGAACCCACCCTCTGCTGGGTCAACATCAGGAGGTTTTTATTCTGACCTCAAAGAGTTTAATTGGCTTGATCCTGCTAACTGGTCTTGGACTGTGGGTGGAGCAGGAGCCGACCCTACAAATCCTGCGGTACCTGATAATGGGATACCAGACGAAAACACCGAGGTGATAATTCCGGCTGGAACACCTGTGTGTTGGATTCCGGAAGACTACACCAATTATTGTATCGACAAAACTACTACCCCGGCAAGCCCTACCGTGGGCAATGCCCCATGCGCAGGCAACTTTGAAGCTGTTACCCGCCCTACTTGTAAAAAAATCACTTTGAACGGTGGATTATACAATCAAGCTAGTTTGAACAACAACAACGATACTAAATCGCTGTATGTAAAAGACGTAAATGGTACTTCCGACGGAGACTTTATTATTGCTAGTGGAGGGGTTTACCTTTCCGAAGCTTTTGTTACTCAAGTAGAAGGCAACTTTGACCTTCAGGCAGGGGGGCATTTGGTAGTGTATAACAGTGACAACAGCATTCAGGTAAGTCGGGACCTCACCATCAATGGTAACATTACCAAGCAAGCCCTAATCACTGGGCGAACCCTTACTTTTGACTTCAGAGGTAAAGAAAGTTCCATCATTAATGGAAACCACCTCACCAACCGCATATCTACTGCTCAGGCGAATGTAGCACCTTACATGAACTTTACTCATTATTATACTTATGGAGCTATAGACAACCTCATCATTAGCAAAATAAAAAATGACCCTTTGAATACGGCTGCGGCTGATCCTACGGTGAGTAACCACGCCAGCTTTCCTATTTTGGTAGGAGTAATGGACAACGCGGGTACTGGGTTAACAATTGGTGGTTCGGGAAATGTAACCATTAATGGAGGTGCCTTGATAGTAAAAAACGTGACCGCCGGAGGGTTCAATCTGGGGGCAAGCACCTTTAACGGAGTAGATAACTGGAATTGGGATATTCCGGCTTCAGACATTAACGTAAGAGGTAAAATATTTATTGCCAATGCCAATGTAGGTACAGGTACTTATACGGGGTCTAGCCTTGACCTGACTGGAGGTTCGAGCGACCCCCGGTCTATTTGTATGCATTTGGGGGGCAACTTTGAGGACTTAAACATTGTAGAGCCATCGGGTAGCAATGGGGTTCGCAATGGTTTTTATATCAATGGATCGAGAGTGAGCTCTCGTCAAGACAGAAGACCTACTGTAGTGTTTAATGGGGTAGGAGATCAAGACATTCGTGGAATCAACGGAGTAGGGACTACTTTCTGGCTTCGTGACTATAACGACAACCCTACCGAGGGCATAGGCATTGCTTTTCCAGAAGTAATTATTAATAAAGCTGCTGATAAAAAAGTATCCATCAACGCCAGTTCTAACTTGCGTATTTTTGGCGATTTACGTTTGTTGTCAGGTATTTTTGATGTCAATGGGCGTACCTTTCTTTTTGGCGACCGTTCGGAAGCTAACCAATATCATGGGCAAACCAATGCCAATGGTGACGAAATTAATATTTATGGAACATTGAATGCGCCTGCCGGATCGGTGATAAAAATGAACACAGGTAAGCAACACCGAGGTACTATTATGCGGGTGCGTGAAGGTGGTTTACTCAAAATCATGGGTACTGCCAATAATACCAATATCTTAATTCGTGATGGTAGGGTAGGTACCTATTACAGAGTAGGTGTATATGGAGGAGGCAAGGCGGCAGTAGTCAATACATTTATTCAACAGCAAGCTGGGCGTTCCAACGACTTTGGGTTAAGTGGCACCAACTATGCCACAGATGCCAGCGGCAGTGCGGGAGGTAATAATAGTGTAGGGGGATTTAAAACTTACTTTAACGCGTCATTGCTTCATTTCAAAGAAAACGTACTTACAGGAGAACTTGAGTTGGTAGACATGAACAACCCTACCTTCTCTAACGAAAACCCTACTACTTACGATGCTGACTATAGTAGCTTTAGCTATTGTGGCTTTGCCGGAATGGGGGGAAGTGGCGCCCACCTGACCATTAATACCGGGCAGAAAATGAGGATTTTAAACACAGGTTTTGGAGGTAATGGAGGGAATACTGCCAGAAATATTGTCAACAACAATACCAGTGGATTGGTTATCACAGTACAAAACTCTTCGGGACAAGCCGGAGGAGTAAATGGAGAAAGCAAAGATGGTGGATCGGCTGATGATAAGGTAGTATGGGTAAGCCCTACGCCTGTGTATTGGTGGGGACCACCTGTAGCCAGAGGTTATGACCAACAATGGGATACTGGCTCTAAAGGAAAATCGGGTAGTTATGGTGCATCGGGAGCAGGTAGTGCCACTTATATTAGTAATGACCCTTATGACAGTTATTATGGAAGCAACCCTACTTTGCCCAATGGCTCAAACACTTATCTATACCACGCGGCACTTTGGTCGTCTGCTGATGCCTTAGGTGTATCCAATGTGTGGTCGCTCAACGACCTTGTATGGGAACCTTTACCTACTGGGGTAGTGCCCGGAACCGCCGGAAACGAAGATTATACTGCTTATATTTTGGCAAGAGCTACCCGAAGTTGTTATGTAGATGGAGACTATACTTTGGATGGAAGTATTTATGTACATCATAATGGAGCCAACAATGGGGTGACCCGCCAAAGTAGAAGGGTATTATACTTTGACAATACCACCCCCCACACAATGATAGTAAAAGGAGAAATTCAAAACTCTTCTTATAGTCGCGATGGACGCATTTATGGAGGACAAGCAACTGTACAAGTGGGTAGAGACCTTTTTACTCAGTTTGCTTATTTTTACCCACAAACTTCGCATTTTATTTTCAATGGAACTTCATCGCAGGAAATACGCATAGGAACCAACTCTTTTTATAACCTGACCATCAATAAAGCCTCTGGTAGTGCCCGTATACAGGGAATTGGAGGGATAAGTGGTGCCAACAAAAACACCTTGGTAGTACGCAAAGATTTTGTGTTACAATCGGGTGAAGTAGCCTTGGTATCGTCTACACCTATGTTGGTGATGGGTGATTTTATTCAAACGAGTGGGCATTTCAAGTTTATCAAGTCTCCGGTAAACATTCAGGGAAACCTGAACATATCTGGTGGAACCAACGACGATGGTGGTACAAGTACAGCAGCATTGATTTTTACGCCCAGCGATAATACTACCCGTACGATCAAAACCAGTGGGTTGAAGTTTAGCAACATCTACTTTAACAAGAAAATTTACAAAAGTGGTAAAGTGGGACATGGCAGTGATACCAACCCCTTTGGAACCACCTCAAACAAAGATATCAAAGGCGAAAAAGCCAAAAACGAACCCAGTGATGTGGTATACCAGGTCACAGATGACCTGGAGTCACTCAACGGCATAGAAATAGATGAAAACCGTATTTTAGAGGTTGTAGGAGGTAAAAAAATCATCAGTGCCGATATGATCATCCGCAACAAAGGGCAGTTGATTACAGGAACCGCCACTCAGATTCAGGTAAAATCAGGCGGAAAGTTGCACATACAAGACGGAGGTTTTATGCAATTGATGGGGTCTTTCTCAGAGTATACCAAGCTTACTCATGACCCTTCTAGTTCTGGTACTTATAAGTTTGATGTAGATGGTACCCTCAAAGCCCGTTACTTTTTGCTGGAGTACATGGACAAAGACGGGGTAAACATAGATGCCAACGCCAAAATATTGAGCCCTGGTACTATAGTACAAGGTGGAGGAGGAGAAAACTACTCTAATTCGCCAGATGTAACTATAGCTGGAGGTGGTGGTTTGGGGGCTACCGCCAGTGCCACAGTAGCCACTAGTATTACTAAAATAGACTTGGCCGATGGTGGATTGGGCTACTTGACCAACCCCACGGTAACCATTACTGGAGCAGCTACTACCCCGGCTACTGCTACAGCAAGCATTGCAGGTGGTGTAACAGGCATATATATTACCAACCCTGGCGGTGGTTATAGCGAAATGCCCACCGTGGCTTTTACAAATGGTGCAGGCGTAAGTGCAGTAGGCAAAGTGACCGGAAGTTTGGATGTGCTAAATATTACCAATGCGGGTAGTGGATATACTACTGCACCTGAAGTATCTTTGGTAGATGTTTCGGGGGCTACCTTGGTAGCAGGTACTGCTACAGCCACCATTACCGGGTCGGTCACGGCAATAAGCATAGACAATGCAGGAGCAGGTTATGCCACTTTTCCTACGGCTACTATAGACAATACCGCCACCAATGGCACCGGATTGGCAGTAACTCTGAAAGGAAGTGTTACTGGTATTACAAACCTGGTAGGAGGGTCGGGTTATTCTTCGGCCACGGCTACTATCAGTGCCCCAGGCGGAGGAGGAACTACTGCTACTGCCACTGTAAATATATCGGCAGGCTCGCTTACCGAAATGACAGTAACCGCAGGAGGAACCAGTTATCTGTCAAGCGGCAATGGTACCTTTGAGGTATTGATTAGCGGAGGATCAGGTACAGGTGCTACTGCCACTGCCAGTGTATTGAATGGAGAAATTTATGAAATAGAAATTACCAATGAAGGAACAGGGTATGCCAGTGCCGATGTATTAACCCTTGATTTTGCTACCAATGGAGGGGGAGGGTCAGGTGCCACTGCTACCTATACTATAATAAGTGCCGGAAGCATTACCGGGCTTACGTTTACCAATAGTGGTTCAGGTTATACCTCTATACCCACGATTACCCTTTCGGGTGATGGCAGCGGTGCCAGTGCAGACGCTACATTGAGCATAACCGAGGTAGACATTACCAGCGGAGGGTCAGGGTATAACAGCACGCCTACCATTGCTCTTGATGATCCTACTACTATAGAAGGGGTAACTACTGAGCTGACCCCCGTAATCTCAGGAACAGTTACTGCCCTTACTATAGGTTCTGAGGGGTCGGGTTACGAAAAAGCTCCTTTGGTATACATTGCTTCTCCTGCTGCCAACGCTGACGCAACAGTGGCGGGGGGTACTATTACCGGGGTGACCATTACTTCGGGTGGCTCAGGTTATACTTCGGCTCCTTCGGTTACTTTTGTAGACCCTAATGGTACCGGAACTGGCGCTACCGGAACCGCCACTATAGTCAATGGAGTGGTGACTGCAATTAACATTACCAGTACTGGTAACAATACTTACTCTGACTTGACCAGGGTAATCATAGGCACCCCGGCTGGTCTGACCAACGCCATTGGCGAAGCCAAACTAAAGGTGACTCGTGGAATAATGTCGAACCCTGGTACTAACTACACGGGTGGTTTTGACTTGATTTTTACAGGGGGAACCCCTACCGTAGCTGCTACGGCAAAAGCTACGCTAAGTGTAACTTCTATTAGCTTGACCAATCCTGGTGATGGTTACACTGCTGCACCTACAATTACACTGGGTGCACCCGATGCGCCAGTAAGCTTTCCAGGAGGAGTGGGCGATGCAGTTACAGCTACTGCAAGCGCAGCTACCATTGGTAGTATCAGTAGTTTTACTGTAACTAACAATGGCACTGGATATACAAATACCCCTTTTGTGATTATAAAAGATGCTACTGGACGTGGTGCCGAAGGGCAAGCAATACTTGGAGCTACTACCATTGATAGGGTGCTGGTATTGGATGGGGGTAAAAACTATACAGCAACCCCCACAGTAACCATTACTGGTGGAGGCGGTACCGGAGCCACGGCTACGGCTGCTATTTCAAGTGGTGAAGTAACCAATGTGGTCATTAACAATGGAGGCTCGGGTTATGGAGCTCCGCCTACTATTACCTTTACAGGAGGAGGCGGTACTGGTGCTACTGCCGAGGCAGTAGTAATTGGAGGCAAAGTAGTAAGTATAGGAATGGTAAACTATGGGTCGGGTTATACCTCAGCCCCTACCATTACCATCTCTGGTGGAGGTGGTACCGGAGCCACGGCTACTGCCGAAATAGGCGGAAGGGTGATCAGTGTGACACTAACGAATCCTGGATCAGGCTATACCGGAACTCCTGCTGTGGAGTTTAGTGGGGGAGGAGCTACCGCTATCAGTGCCATAGCCGCTGCTTATCTTACGCCTACCACATTGGTTGATATAGTACCTACTACTTCTAAGGTGTACCCAGTAGCAACTTTTAGTGACGCAATTTTTACCAATGCTACCGAAGATGGTAGTACGTTTATTACTTTTCCGCAAGAGTACAGTGTATACCGCAATGGGTCAAATGACTATAGTACCACAGATGCCTTACCCGCCAATGTGACCCATGACTATAGTACTTCACCAGCAGTAGATACGATTTATAATGCGGTGTTCCCAAGTAATCCTGACCCTATTCTGACTTTTACCAACGCACCAAGTAATGTAAAGCGGACTGGAACCTCTAATGACCCCCGAAACCGAGTGGTATTTAAAGACGCCATTGGTACTTTTTCAGGGGAGGATTTTGACAGTGAAAACACCATTGCTGATAACAATGACAATAGTTTAGGTATCAATCCTTTTGGGATAAAAACTGACAGTATGATATTGTGGAGAGAGCCTAATGTAGTGCGTTGGGATGGAGGATTGACTGGCGCCGGAACGGCCTGGAATGACCCGACCAACTGGCGCCCTGACCGGGTACCCGGACCAGGTGACTTTGTGATTATCGACCACCGATTGTTGTTCTTGCAGTGGAACTTGCTCAAAGGACCACCCGATGTGATTTCGCCTTCAAACTTTGTGGTAGATATGAACCTAAGCTCTAATACCAACCCTATTACCTGTAGAAGTTTGACGATAGAGACCTTGTTGCCCGAACCCAATGATGGCTCACAACGCAACCCGATTACTATTGAGGTAAATCAACCGCTGACGGTGTTGGAAAACCTGACCATTTCGAAAGATGCCACGGTAAAAGTAATGAACAATACCGCTACCATCAGCGTAGGAGGAAGCTGGAGTAATGAGGGGACTTTTGAACATGGCAATGGTACAGTAAAGTTTAATCAACCTTTTACAAGGGTAATCAAGGCAATTACCTCGTCGGTAAGTTTTGACCCTAACACTCAGATAGGGATACCAGCTGCCAACCTGAATGCTTTTTATAACTTAGAGATTGAGGACGGTACCACTGACTTGAACTCTTATATAAGGGTAGAAAACGACTTGACAATTAAGAATACCAATACCAAGTTGAGGTCGTCAAACAACCCGATTGAGCTATGGGGTAACTGGCAAAACGAAGGAACGTTTTCGCCTGACAATGGTACCGTGTACTTTGGGTCTAACCTTACTCAAACTATAGGCACAGGGTACCGTACGGAGGCCACCGCTACCGCAGCGCTCACTGGCGATGCGGTAAGTAGTACATTTACCATTACCAACCCTGGCGATAAATATGCCCAGACTCCTATAGTAATGATAGAAGGAGGGGGAGGCACCGGAGCCACTGCTACAGCTACTATTAATGGCGATGGGCAACTCACTGGCATTACTTTAGACACGCCAGGCTCAGGGTATACCTCAGCACCTACGGTAAGGCTGGTAGCTCCCGAAACTGAGAAGTTTTTTAATATGACGGTGAGTAAGATTGTTAACAATGTGGTGACCAAAAACCGGATTGAAATTCAAGATGCAGGAGCACTGTCTTTGAGGGAGCAAAAAGTGATTTCGAGCGAAAATGCCGAAGTAATACTGGGGCTAAATGCTACCTGGACCAGAGTAAATGGCTATGTAGACGGACCAGTAGGGAGTGTATACAACTCCGCCTCTTCTTTGACGTCTAAGTCATATCCAGTAGGCAAGGGTGATGTATACCCTGGTGATAATAACGGGGTAAGGCTTGATATTCAATTGACGGCTACCCCAGATGCGCCTACTTCATCGGTGATGTACATAGTAGAGCAGTTTGAGAGCGCGGCAGTAGATGGACGAACGTTTCCGCCTGATCCGAGCGATAATATAAACTACTTGTCACGCAGTAGACATTGGAAAGTCCGTCAGGCACGTTACCCAAATATCAACTCGGCTTTCCCTACCGTTTTAGGAGCAGAAGTAAACTTTAGCAAGGCTGTCATTGGTTTGCCCTTTAGTGGCGCCAACGAACGGGCTGACGATCAAATAGCAGCTTTGTTGGCGGCGAACCCTGGTTTGCCATTGGGTACCATGGTCAATGACTTGTTATTGTCGCAGCTAGATGAACTCAGGATATTGAAAGATCCTGGTTTGACTGGACCAGCCAATGCTACTAACAATGCGAAGGGTTTGTTGGCCGAAACCCCTACTTTGGACACTAACGGAGAGCGCTGGAGCAATATAGGTGGTGGAGTAAACGACATTACCAATTTTAGTATAGGAGCTGCTACCCTGGTGTCTAATGAGTTTACCAGCTTGGGTACCGGAACTTTTACCCTTGGTTGGAACTATACCGCATTGCCCATTAACTTGTTGTCGTTTGAGGCCAAATTGATCAAAAACAATCAAGTAAAACTTGATTGGGTGGCTCAAAATGAAGAAGAAGTCAAGCAATACAATGTAGAGCGAAGTACAGATGGGGTAAATTTTAAAACCATAGGTACAATCAAAGCAAGCGAGAGTGAGCAAAGTACCCAGAAGTACGAAATGATAGACCCATCGCCCGAAATAGGGCTTAACTATTATCGCATTCGTCAGGTGCAAGCGCACGAGTCTTCGCGTCGTTCGCGGATGGTAGAGGTAAAAGTAGCCGTGGCACGCAAGATGGAGGTATACCCCAACCCTGCCACCAAAACTGAAGATCTACAGGTGTTGGTGCCTGCCGATGCTGGCGACAAGGTAGCGGTGAGTATACTGGATATTCAAGGAACCCAAATGTACAATAAAGTCTATGCTGACTTTGCCGGGGCTCCGGTTACCTTTCCTCATTTGCAATTGCCCAAAGGCATATACATTATCAAGGTGACCATCAACGATGGGGCTGGAGGAGTGAAAGAGCAACGGATTGTGATTCAGTAA